The stretch of DNA CTTACTTGGACGCATTATTTACTTCAACAAGTGCAGTATGTGTTACAGGATTAGTGGTAGTTGACACAGGCACACATTTTACATTGTTCGGTCAGACCATCATAATGATTTTGATACAAGTAGGTGGATTGGGAATTTTGACTTTTGCGAGTTATTTCAGCTATTTCTTTAAAGGTGGCACAACCTACGAAAACCAATTGGCATTAAGTGATATGACCAGTTCAAGAAAATTGGGAGAAGTATTCTCAACCTTGAAATACATTATTCTCATTACATTTGGAATAGAGTTTTTTTCAGGAGCTTTGATTTACACGAGTATTGACTCCAGTAATTTTGCTTCGCAATCTGACCAACTTTTCTTTTCCGCTTTTCACTCAATTTCCGCCTTTTGCAATGCGGGTTTTTCCACATTGAACGATAGTTTATATGATACAGGTTTTCGCTTTAATTATTATCTGCAATTGGTTGTCATTTTGACGTTTGTCTTAGGCGGTTTGGGCTTCCCAATTGTTGTAAACATTCTTAAATTCTTAAAATACAAAATAATAACCCTGTTTTCGCCACGCAAAAGCAAATACAGACCTTGGGTGCTAAACTTAAACAGTCGAATTACATTAATTACAACCCTTTCCATTTCATTAGTCGCTTTTATAGTTTTCTATTTTCTTGAATACAACAACACCTTAGCCGAACACAGTGGATTTGGAAAAGTAGTTACGGCACTTTTTGGAGCAACCACACCAAGAACGGCAGGGTTTAACACTATAGACACAGCTGCAATGGCGTTTCCAACTTTGATGATGGTTTTTCTTTTAATGTGGATAGGGGCTTCGCCCCAATCTACAGGTGGTGGTATTAAAACCAGTACTTTTGCAATTGCAACATTGAATATTTTGAGTTTGGCGAAAGGGAAATCAAGAATTGAAATTTTTAGACGTGAAATAGCTGAAATTTCTGTGCGTAGAGCATTTGCTATAATTTCATTGTCTTTAGCTGTAATCGGCTTTGCCATAATGTTCATATCAATTTTTGACCCCGAAAAACAATTATTAGACATTGCATTTGAGTGTTTTTCGGCATATAGTACCGTTGGGCTAAGTTTAGGGATTACAGGAGATTTGAGCAGTGCCAGCAAATTTGTAATAATCGTAGTAATGTTTGTGGGTCGTATCAGTATGTTATCGTTGGTAATTGCGGTATTCAAGAAAATCAAACATAAAAACTATAGTTACCCAAAAGAAGAAATCACAATAAATTAAAAATATTTAAAGATGAAATATATCATATTCGGACTTGGAAATTTTGGAGCCTCATTGGCTCAAAAACTCACCGAACAAGGAAACGAAGTAATTGGAATTGATTCCAGTATGGCAAAAGTAGATGCCTTCAAAGAAAAAATTTCACATACGATTTGTATGGACGCAACAGATGAATTTACCGTTTCAGGGCTTCCATTAAAAGAAACAGACATTGTACTTGTTGCCATTGGAGAAGACCAAGGTGCAAATATTATGGCAACGGCACTATTGAAATATTTTGAAGTAAAAAGGTTAATCAGCCGAGCTATAAATCCACTACACGAAAAAGTTTTACAAGCTATCGGAGTAGATGAAATTGTACACCCCGAAGAAGAAACAGCCGAAAGGTGGGCTAAAAAACTTTGCCTTAGTAATGTAGTAGATTCATTTGAACTGAATGACGATTACAGCATCATTGAAGCAAAAGTTCCGAGCGACTATATTGGAAAAACAGTCCGTGAAGTCGGTTTTCGTAGAGAGTTTGATTTATTGGTGCTAACAATCATCAAAAAAGTTGAAGTGAAAAGCATTGTCGGCAAATCCAAAATTGAAACTCAAATACAAGGTGTAGCATCAGCAGACAATCAACTTGAAGCAGACGATATTTTGGTTCTCTATGGTTCAAACAAGGATTTGCAAATATTCCTAAAACAAAAATTGAGATAATGAAGAAAGTAGCGACAATAATCTTGCTTTTGGGTTTGTTCACATCTTGTAATTTACCAGACGATAAAACAGAGAATGACAATTTTGAAAAGAGTTCGATAGAACAAGAAATTAAAAATATTCCTGAAAATAAATTGTCTGTAATTGTCATTGATGACTGCGAATACATCATTTACAAGGAAGACAAAGACGCAAATTCTTCTTATGGTTTTATGGCTCATAAGGGTAATTGTTCAAACCCATTTCATCAATGCAAGTAAGAAGTTATTTGATATTACTTTTTGCCTGTGTGAGCAACATTGTTCTGGCTCAAAATGACAGCATTTGGCATCAAAAACCAAATTTGAATGTTTCAGGTTTTTTAGATGTGTTTTATGTTTATGATTTCAACCAACCACAAGGCACAGAAAGACAACCATTTCTATTTAATCACAACCGACATAACGAGTTTAACCTGAATTTAGGATTTGTAAAACTTGGCTTGGAACATTCAAAATATCGGGCAAATTTGGCTTTACAA from Flavobacterium haoranii encodes:
- a CDS encoding potassium channel family protein, which translates into the protein MKYIIFGLGNFGASLAQKLTEQGNEVIGIDSSMAKVDAFKEKISHTICMDATDEFTVSGLPLKETDIVLVAIGEDQGANIMATALLKYFEVKRLISRAINPLHEKVLQAIGVDEIVHPEEETAERWAKKLCLSNVVDSFELNDDYSIIEAKVPSDYIGKTVREVGFRREFDLLVLTIIKKVEVKSIVGKSKIETQIQGVASADNQLEADDILVLYGSNKDLQIFLKQKLR
- a CDS encoding TrkH family potassium uptake protein translates to MNLNLKLFYRIAFWISLIGLIAIISDFGFYQNDFSQRLLDTFYFVVLGIGLISTFARYIQDRKLFKRKAFIFDLISVGFTMWLYYMYLFVGVPFETDLILENPIWVKIAVLFTFIREFSELKINFNRTFLNPAQLFILSFLVIILIGSFLLILPNATYDGISYLDALFTSTSAVCVTGLVVVDTGTHFTLFGQTIIMILIQVGGLGILTFASYFSYFFKGGTTYENQLALSDMTSSRKLGEVFSTLKYIILITFGIEFFSGALIYTSIDSSNFASQSDQLFFSAFHSISAFCNAGFSTLNDSLYDTGFRFNYYLQLVVILTFVLGGLGFPIVVNILKFLKYKIITLFSPRKSKYRPWVLNLNSRITLITTLSISLVAFIVFYFLEYNNTLAEHSGFGKVVTALFGATTPRTAGFNTIDTAAMAFPTLMMVFLLMWIGASPQSTGGGIKTSTFAIATLNILSLAKGKSRIEIFRREIAEISVRRAFAIISLSLAVIGFAIMFISIFDPEKQLLDIAFECFSAYSTVGLSLGITGDLSSASKFVIIVVMFVGRISMLSLVIAVFKKIKHKNYSYPKEEITIN